A single window of Anopheles moucheti chromosome 2, idAnoMoucSN_F20_07, whole genome shotgun sequence DNA harbors:
- the LOC128308183 gene encoding liprin-alpha-1 isoform X2, whose product MWNMMCDVMPTISEDTISQRSSQFSGEDANFEQLMVSMLDERDKLMDSLRETQQRMADMEMKIQEVEKERDSLHRQIAANLPQEFSTLTKELTQARETLLERDEEIGELKAERNNTRLLLEHLECLVSRHERSLRMTVVKRQAASQSGVSSEVEVLKALKSLFEHHKALDEKVRERLRISLEKNNELEEELNQTKEELQQYKSGVLSNQSDPSLDSSSEKKNGEAGEMIDYSAKTHELQTIIEKQTAELSQWQRRVSDLNTKINEMEDNMCKLQKEYTKSQEACVKLQRDLRENVAQKEDQEERIATLEKRYLNAQRESTSLHDLNEKLEQELRHKEAQLKLQEGKIAAIQEKLELSEQKLAQFSKLPEMEEQLKARMEALTQVGKQAQERHGSAEDRITRLENNVDEKNAEVMRLNQRLKMNEEHNQRLSSTVDKLLAESNDRLQVHLKERMTALEEKNTLTQELDKARKYAEELCQEKSDMLKEIAKNRLEMETFKRQILQQEIAYNIQQTEALTRSLSPNAVGNASANSGFSRSGSATFSTHSLRRNKPTLEEEHFNRSMAEQDWNKLQHMANAQVFDGGVLEGADEADNLFGTGDIISPTGHTDAQTLAIMLQEQLDAINNEIRLIQEEKQSTEARAEELESRVGSLEHMNLLARGRSMDRQSPPLSGSSTPNSPNRDYLQKYHTAPASMSPAHLHQYVTTLNQVPLSESLPSSQVQLAHLQSEMQHDDMGNPDHDMSAGGIGGGDTSSGGTISPATARTMRLERFALALAHSQEELKRNHFVASNTYGMSPLNSRHGSQESLKHLSMVSSLSSLQTPTASRGGDAVSAAQKKKGIKSSLGRFFSKKDKVKGVKDSSMPDGSTSMMSMSGLSLISDIDSTYDNISVSGYKPPGKSNPIDYTRQKKKEHDYRHDLLGEAMKAGTPFALWNGPTIVAWLELWVGMPAWYVAACRANVKSGAIMSALSDTEIQREIGISNPLHRLKLRLAIQEMVSLTSPSAPQTTRTTLAFGDMNHEWIGNYWLPSLGLPQYRTTFMECLVDARMLDHLNKKDLRGQLKMVDSFHRTSLQYGISCLKRLNYDRAALEERRKASENSLSDVLVWTNDRTMRWVQSVGLKEYANNLLESGIHGALIALDESFDANSMALALQIPTQNTQARQILGTEFNKLLELSTERRTDRDSIKS is encoded by the exons ATGTGGAACATGATGTGCGATGTGATGCCGACCATCTCGGAGGACACCATCTCCCAGCGGTCCTCCCAGTTCAGCGGCGAGGATGCCAACTTCGAGCAGCTGATGGTTTCGATGCTGGACGAGCGGGACAAGCTGATGGACAGCTTGCGCGAAACCCAGCAGCGGATGGCCGACATGGAGATGAAAATCCAGGAGGTGGAAAAGGAACGGGACAGTCTGCATCGACAGATTGCGGCCAATTTGCCACAG GAATTCTCGACACTAACCAAAGAGCTAACGCAGGCCCGCGAGACGCTGCTCGAACGAGATGAAGAAATCGGAGAGCTGAAGGCGGAACGAAACAATACCAGG CTCCTGTTGGAACATCTCGAGTGTCTGGTTTCCCGGCACGAGCGTTCGCTACGCATGACGGTGGTGAAAAGGCAGGCGGCGTCCCAGAGCGGTGTATCAAGCGAGGTGGAGGTGTTGAAGGCCCTTAAGAGTTTGTTCGAGCACCACAAGGCATTGGATGAGAAG GTTCGCGAGCGGCTCCGAATATcgttagaaaaaaataatgagcTGGAAGAGGAACTCAACCAAACCAAAGAGGAG CTTCAACAATACAAATCCGGTGTATTGTCTAACCAATCTGACCCCTCGTTGGACAGTAGCAGCGAAAAGAAG AATGGTGAGGCAGGAGAAATGATCGATTACAGTGCGAAAACGCACGAGCTGCAAACGATCATCGAGAAGCAAACGGCAGAACTGTCCCAGTGGCAACGGCGCGTCTCCGATCTGAACACCAAGATCAACGAGATGGAGGACAACATGTGCAAGCTGCAGAAAGAGTACACCAAATCGCAGGAAGCATGCGTGAAGCTGCAACGTGATCTGCGCGAAAACGTTGCCCAGAAAGAGGACCAAGAGGAACGAATCGCAACGCTCGAGAAGCGCTATCTTAATGCACAACGCGAATCAACCTCATTGCATGATCTAAACGAAAAGCTTGAACAGGAATTGCGCCACAAGGAGGCTCAACTAAAG CTGCAAGAGGGCAAAATAGCAGCAATACAAGAAAAGCTTGAACTGTCCGAGCAAAAGTTGGCACAGTTCTCGAAATTGCCTGAAATGGAGGAACAACTTAAGGCTCGTATGGAAGCCCTAACACAGGTAGGCAAGCAG GCTCAAGAGCGGCATGGTTCCGCGGAGGATAGAATTACGCGCCTCGAAAACAATGTGGACGAAAAGAATGCGGAAGTCATGCGTTTGAATCAAAGACTGAAGATGAACGAAGAGCACAATCAGCGGCTGTCGTCGACGGTGGACAAACTGCTGGCTGAGTCGAACGATCGATTGCAAGTCCATTTGAAGGAACGCATGACAGCGCTCGAGGAGAAGAATACGCTCACGCAGGAGCTCGACAAGGCACGTAAATACGCCGAGGAGCTGTGCCAGGAGAAATCCGATATGCTCAAGGAAATCGCAAAGAACCGGCTTGAGATGGAAACATTCAAGCGTCAAATTTTGCAACAG GAAATTGCGTACAATATTCAGCAAACCGAAGCACTTACCAGAAGCTTATCACCAAACGCGGTCGGCAATGCGTCAGCCAACAGTGGATTCTCACGCAGCGGTTCGGCCACATTCAGCACACACAGCTTGCGGCGGAACAAGCCGACACTCGAGGAGGAACACTTCAACCGTTCGATGGCGGAACAGGACTGGAACAAGCTGCAGCACATGGCCAATGCACAAGTATTTGACGGAGGCGTTCTCGAGGGCGCAGACGAGGCGGACAATCTGTTCGGCACAGGCGATATTATATCCCCGACCGGACACACCGATGCACAAACTCTGGCCATCATGCTGCAGGAACAACTTGATGCCATCAATAATGAGATCAG GTTAATACAAGAGGAAAAACAATCGACAGAAGCACGAGCCGAGGAGCTAGAATCTCGTGTCGGAAGTTTAGAGCATATGAATCTACTGGCCCGCGGTCGCTCGATGGACCGTCAGAGTCCACCGCTCAGTGGCAGCAGCACACCAAACAGTCCAAACCGTGACTATCTTCAAAAGTATCATACG GCGCCAGCGTCGATGTCGCCAGCGCATTTGCATCAATACGTTACCACTTTGAATCAAGTTCCGTTGTCGGAATCGTTACCCTCTAGCCAA GTACAGTTGGCGCATCTTCAGTCAGAAATGCAGCATGACGATATGGGAAATCCAGATCATGATATGTCGGCTGGCGGTATTGGCGGAGGTGATACCAGTTCTGGCGGAACTATATCTCCGGCCACTGCACGCACAATGCGGCTGGAACGGTTTGCCCTAGCATTAGCCCACAGCCAAGAAGAGCTGAAACG GAATCATTTTGTCGCCAGCAACACGTACGGAATGTCCCCGCTTAACTCACGCCATGGAAGTCAGGAATCGTTGAAGCACTTAAGTATGGTTAGCTCGTTAAGTTCCCTACAAACGCCAACCGCCAGTCGGGGAGGAGATGCCGTATCGGCGGCTCAAAAGAAGAAGGGTATTAAATCCAGCTTAGGGCGGTTCTTCAGTAAAAAGGACAAG GTAAAGGGCGTAAAGGATTCCTCCATGCCAGACGGCTCTACTAGTATGATGTCGATGAGTGGGTTATCGCTTATTAGCGACATTGATTCCACGTATGATAATATCAGCGTATCTGGTTACAAACCACCGGGCAAGTCGAATCCGATCGATTATACTCGACAAAAGAAAAA GGAACACGACTATCGGCATGATCTGTTGGGTGAAGCGATGAAAGCAGGCACACCGTTTGCACTGTGGAACGGGCCAACAATTGTGGCTTGGCTCGAGCTGTGGGTCGGCATGCCGGCCTGGTATGTGGCGGCATGCCGTGCCAACGTAAAATCCGGTGCCATTATGAGCGCTCTGAGCGATACAGAAATACAACGTGAAATCGGTATCAGCAATCCACTGCACCGGCTAAAATTACGTCTTGCCATACAAGAGATGGTGTCCCTGACATCGCCATCCGCACCGCAAACCACGCGGACAACGCTGGCATTTG GTGACATGAATCACGAGTGGATAGGAAACTATTGGTTGCCTAGTTTGGGTCTACCTCAGTACCGTACTACGTTCATGGAGTGTCTAGTAGACGCTCGCATGTTAGATCACCTCAACAAGAAGGACCTGCGCGGTCAGTTGAAGATGGTAGACAGCTTCCATCGGACTAGCCTGCAGTACGGCATATCCTGCCTGAAACGACTAAATTACGACCGTGCGGCACTGGAGGAGCGACGAAAGGCGTCCGAAAACAGTCTCAGCGATGTGCTGGTGTGGACAAACGATCGCACAATGCGATGGGTGCAGAGCGTTGGCTTGAAG GAGTATGCCAACAATCTGCTAGAGTCCGGTATACACGGCGCACTGATAGCGTTAGATGAAAGCTTTGATGCTAATTCCATGGCCCTAGCATTGCAAAttccaacacaaaacacacag GCTAGACAAATTTTAGGCACGGAATTTAACAAACTACTCGAACTGTCGACCGAACGGCGCACGGATCGAGATTCAATCAAATCTTGA
- the LOC128308183 gene encoding liprin-alpha-1 isoform X5, translating to MWNMMCDVMPTISEDTISQRSSQFSGEDANFEQLMVSMLDERDKLMDSLRETQQRMADMEMKIQEVEKERDSLHRQIAANLPQEFSTLTKELTQARETLLERDEEIGELKAERNNTRLLLEHLECLVSRHERSLRMTVVKRQAASQSGVSSEVEVLKALKSLFEHHKALDEKVRERLRISLEKNNELEEELNQTKEELQQYKSGVLSNQSDPSLDSSSEKKDALKNGEAGEMIDYSAKTHELQTIIEKQTAELSQWQRRVSDLNTKINEMEDNMCKLQKEYTKSQEACVKLQRDLRENVAQKEDQEERIATLEKRYLNAQRESTSLHDLNEKLEQELRHKEAQLKLQEGKIAAIQEKLELSEQKLAQFSKLPEMEEQLKARMEALTQAQERHGSAEDRITRLENNVDEKNAEVMRLNQRLKMNEEHNQRLSSTVDKLLAESNDRLQVHLKERMTALEEKNTLTQELDKARKYAEELCQEKSDMLKEIAKNRLEMETFKRQILQQEIAYNIQQTEALTRSLSPNAVGNASANSGFSRSGSATFSTHSLRRNKPTLEEEHFNRSMAEQDWNKLQHMANAQVFDGGVLEGADEADNLFGTGDIISPTGHTDAQTLAIMLQEQLDAINNEIRLIQEEKQSTEARAEELESRVGSLEHMNLLARGRSMDRQSPPLSGSSTPNSPNRDYLQKYHTVQLAHLQSEMQHDDMGNPDHDMSAGGIGGGDTSSGGTISPATARTMRLERFALALAHSQEELKRNHFVASNTYGMSPLNSRHGSQESLKHLSMVSSLSSLQTPTASRGGDAVSAAQKKKGIKSSLGRFFSKKDKVKGVKDSSMPDGSTSMMSMSGLSLISDIDSTYDNISVSGYKPPGKSNPIDYTRQKKKEHDYRHDLLGEAMKAGTPFALWNGPTIVAWLELWVGMPAWYVAACRANVKSGAIMSALSDTEIQREIGISNPLHRLKLRLAIQEMVSLTSPSAPQTTRTTLAFGDMNHEWIGNYWLPSLGLPQYRTTFMECLVDARMLDHLNKKDLRGQLKMVDSFHRTSLQYGISCLKRLNYDRAALEERRKASENSLSDVLVWTNDRTMRWVQSVGLKEYANNLLESGIHGALIALDESFDANSMALALQIPTQNTQARQILGTEFNKLLELSTERRTDRDSIKS from the exons ATGTGGAACATGATGTGCGATGTGATGCCGACCATCTCGGAGGACACCATCTCCCAGCGGTCCTCCCAGTTCAGCGGCGAGGATGCCAACTTCGAGCAGCTGATGGTTTCGATGCTGGACGAGCGGGACAAGCTGATGGACAGCTTGCGCGAAACCCAGCAGCGGATGGCCGACATGGAGATGAAAATCCAGGAGGTGGAAAAGGAACGGGACAGTCTGCATCGACAGATTGCGGCCAATTTGCCACAG GAATTCTCGACACTAACCAAAGAGCTAACGCAGGCCCGCGAGACGCTGCTCGAACGAGATGAAGAAATCGGAGAGCTGAAGGCGGAACGAAACAATACCAGG CTCCTGTTGGAACATCTCGAGTGTCTGGTTTCCCGGCACGAGCGTTCGCTACGCATGACGGTGGTGAAAAGGCAGGCGGCGTCCCAGAGCGGTGTATCAAGCGAGGTGGAGGTGTTGAAGGCCCTTAAGAGTTTGTTCGAGCACCACAAGGCATTGGATGAGAAG GTTCGCGAGCGGCTCCGAATATcgttagaaaaaaataatgagcTGGAAGAGGAACTCAACCAAACCAAAGAGGAG CTTCAACAATACAAATCCGGTGTATTGTCTAACCAATCTGACCCCTCGTTGGACAGTAGCAGCGAAAAGAAG GACGCATTGAAGAATGGTGAGGCAGGAGAAATGATCGATTACAGTGCGAAAACGCACGAGCTGCAAACGATCATCGAGAAGCAAACGGCAGAACTGTCCCAGTGGCAACGGCGCGTCTCCGATCTGAACACCAAGATCAACGAGATGGAGGACAACATGTGCAAGCTGCAGAAAGAGTACACCAAATCGCAGGAAGCATGCGTGAAGCTGCAACGTGATCTGCGCGAAAACGTTGCCCAGAAAGAGGACCAAGAGGAACGAATCGCAACGCTCGAGAAGCGCTATCTTAATGCACAACGCGAATCAACCTCATTGCATGATCTAAACGAAAAGCTTGAACAGGAATTGCGCCACAAGGAGGCTCAACTAAAG CTGCAAGAGGGCAAAATAGCAGCAATACAAGAAAAGCTTGAACTGTCCGAGCAAAAGTTGGCACAGTTCTCGAAATTGCCTGAAATGGAGGAACAACTTAAGGCTCGTATGGAAGCCCTAACACAG GCTCAAGAGCGGCATGGTTCCGCGGAGGATAGAATTACGCGCCTCGAAAACAATGTGGACGAAAAGAATGCGGAAGTCATGCGTTTGAATCAAAGACTGAAGATGAACGAAGAGCACAATCAGCGGCTGTCGTCGACGGTGGACAAACTGCTGGCTGAGTCGAACGATCGATTGCAAGTCCATTTGAAGGAACGCATGACAGCGCTCGAGGAGAAGAATACGCTCACGCAGGAGCTCGACAAGGCACGTAAATACGCCGAGGAGCTGTGCCAGGAGAAATCCGATATGCTCAAGGAAATCGCAAAGAACCGGCTTGAGATGGAAACATTCAAGCGTCAAATTTTGCAACAG GAAATTGCGTACAATATTCAGCAAACCGAAGCACTTACCAGAAGCTTATCACCAAACGCGGTCGGCAATGCGTCAGCCAACAGTGGATTCTCACGCAGCGGTTCGGCCACATTCAGCACACACAGCTTGCGGCGGAACAAGCCGACACTCGAGGAGGAACACTTCAACCGTTCGATGGCGGAACAGGACTGGAACAAGCTGCAGCACATGGCCAATGCACAAGTATTTGACGGAGGCGTTCTCGAGGGCGCAGACGAGGCGGACAATCTGTTCGGCACAGGCGATATTATATCCCCGACCGGACACACCGATGCACAAACTCTGGCCATCATGCTGCAGGAACAACTTGATGCCATCAATAATGAGATCAG GTTAATACAAGAGGAAAAACAATCGACAGAAGCACGAGCCGAGGAGCTAGAATCTCGTGTCGGAAGTTTAGAGCATATGAATCTACTGGCCCGCGGTCGCTCGATGGACCGTCAGAGTCCACCGCTCAGTGGCAGCAGCACACCAAACAGTCCAAACCGTGACTATCTTCAAAAGTATCATACG GTACAGTTGGCGCATCTTCAGTCAGAAATGCAGCATGACGATATGGGAAATCCAGATCATGATATGTCGGCTGGCGGTATTGGCGGAGGTGATACCAGTTCTGGCGGAACTATATCTCCGGCCACTGCACGCACAATGCGGCTGGAACGGTTTGCCCTAGCATTAGCCCACAGCCAAGAAGAGCTGAAACG GAATCATTTTGTCGCCAGCAACACGTACGGAATGTCCCCGCTTAACTCACGCCATGGAAGTCAGGAATCGTTGAAGCACTTAAGTATGGTTAGCTCGTTAAGTTCCCTACAAACGCCAACCGCCAGTCGGGGAGGAGATGCCGTATCGGCGGCTCAAAAGAAGAAGGGTATTAAATCCAGCTTAGGGCGGTTCTTCAGTAAAAAGGACAAG GTAAAGGGCGTAAAGGATTCCTCCATGCCAGACGGCTCTACTAGTATGATGTCGATGAGTGGGTTATCGCTTATTAGCGACATTGATTCCACGTATGATAATATCAGCGTATCTGGTTACAAACCACCGGGCAAGTCGAATCCGATCGATTATACTCGACAAAAGAAAAA GGAACACGACTATCGGCATGATCTGTTGGGTGAAGCGATGAAAGCAGGCACACCGTTTGCACTGTGGAACGGGCCAACAATTGTGGCTTGGCTCGAGCTGTGGGTCGGCATGCCGGCCTGGTATGTGGCGGCATGCCGTGCCAACGTAAAATCCGGTGCCATTATGAGCGCTCTGAGCGATACAGAAATACAACGTGAAATCGGTATCAGCAATCCACTGCACCGGCTAAAATTACGTCTTGCCATACAAGAGATGGTGTCCCTGACATCGCCATCCGCACCGCAAACCACGCGGACAACGCTGGCATTTG GTGACATGAATCACGAGTGGATAGGAAACTATTGGTTGCCTAGTTTGGGTCTACCTCAGTACCGTACTACGTTCATGGAGTGTCTAGTAGACGCTCGCATGTTAGATCACCTCAACAAGAAGGACCTGCGCGGTCAGTTGAAGATGGTAGACAGCTTCCATCGGACTAGCCTGCAGTACGGCATATCCTGCCTGAAACGACTAAATTACGACCGTGCGGCACTGGAGGAGCGACGAAAGGCGTCCGAAAACAGTCTCAGCGATGTGCTGGTGTGGACAAACGATCGCACAATGCGATGGGTGCAGAGCGTTGGCTTGAAG GAGTATGCCAACAATCTGCTAGAGTCCGGTATACACGGCGCACTGATAGCGTTAGATGAAAGCTTTGATGCTAATTCCATGGCCCTAGCATTGCAAAttccaacacaaaacacacag GCTAGACAAATTTTAGGCACGGAATTTAACAAACTACTCGAACTGTCGACCGAACGGCGCACGGATCGAGATTCAATCAAATCTTGA